A segment of the Stigmatopora nigra isolate UIUO_SnigA chromosome 15, RoL_Snig_1.1, whole genome shotgun sequence genome:
ATCTATGAAAGAAAACAATATCAATATTATCGAAAACTGGAATTTGTTCAATATAGGTAATTTAGAGTAACACTTTTAAATTTCTCTTAAGGTTTCTCTTAATAAACTAAAGTCCCATTTGATATTTTAAAACTATTGAACTTCATCACTTCTATTATAACTAGAGGGTAGGTTTACATACCTTGAACTCCTCCCCCAGCTGGAATGGAAAACCTCCTTCGCGGTGTTCCTCGCACCATTTGCCATCTTGGTAAGAATTGCAGACCACTGCATTCTCATCTCCATGCGCGTTGAAACGTGGGTTGATGTGCATGGTAATGTCCTTCTCGTTTGGCCCAATGTTAAGTGCAAAACTGCAGCACACCgacaaaaggaggaaaaatattAGCAAAATATTGAAGTACGTCAATGAACTGTCCTTTTAGATGACAAGCAAGTACTTACTTAGTAGCATCAGGTAGAGGCTTTCCAACAATTGTCATTGTCTGGCCAACCTTGAATGACATGTTCCTAACAACCATCCCCTGTGCAGTAGAAATAAGACATATTAGCATATGATGAAATAAATGTACAAAATTCACTGTAAGATTCATAATAAGTGACTAGTATACTAATCCTAAATTTTATGATCTTTAATGAAACGACTGTGCAAGGACCAGCTCTAGATTTTGTGAAGTACTGTCCCACTCCATTTTCCTTACTACGCCACATCCTGGCAGAGTCTATAAACTTTATGGTAGTAATTATGATACTGTATGTGGTGTCAGAATTTCCTCAGATTTGTTTCGAGGGGGGAAAAGGCTGGGTTTAGCTAGAAAGATGAGCATGTGGCAGTATGGAAAATCTGATGTGTCGAGATTAGGACAACTCTCATCAAAAAGGAGTGCAGGACTTtgattcattcataaaaaaatattaattaccgTCCATTATGAGAATAGAggcaggagagagaaaaaaggaaatgcaGCAGTGATTTAAGGATTTTCATTGTACTGTTCATTCACATGAAggaagtatttttaatttaggATTAATCTACTAACAAGTATTAGAAGATTTAAAAAACCCAGATTCAAGCAGGGAGATTGAATATAACCTTGCTAGGGATTAGAAAGTCATACtaatggaaaataaaagtgTGCTTAAAGAAAGCCAAGATAGGAAAGACAGTAAAAAGTATGTGTGCAACATTCTTTCCATGTACGAGTTCAACTGCCAAGTGGGTGAGTGCAACAAATGGCAATGGGCTTTATGGATTTTTCAGTTGCGGATTTCAAGATGCCTGCTATATCACAAAATAGACTTTCACAAAGATTATAATGATCAGTTTGGATTAGGCATATGTGACCTAAGTATTCAtctaaaaaagtatatatatatttactgtcTTTCACTATTGAGTGTTTTGGAAGTCTGCTTTTAATTCTTCAGCTCATGATTGTCAAGCTCGTGATCAGCACAGTATCCGAAACAAGCAGAACTCAGTTTCTGAGATGACAGAGATCTCAATAGTTTTATATAGTATGTTTCACTCTTTTGACATTCTCAATATATATGGATAGAATGTTGAAACATGAGAAATCCAACAATTGTAAGCAGTGTCTGGGAAACAGCTGAGAATTCAGCCATTAGTTGGCAAACTCCCACTGAGGCACTGCAGAGAATACTTTGTCCAAAAAAGGTAACGCATTGCATACATACCCACCCCCCCCAAAACCCACCCAAAAagtactaaaaataataataacatcatAGAAATGCCCTATAATTGAAGAATCTTGATATTTCATGTCAAGTACTTGTTCTACatgtaaattatttttg
Coding sequences within it:
- the lgals2a gene encoding lectin, galactoside-binding, soluble, 2a: MAGMVVRNMSFKVGQTMTIVGKPLPDATNFALNIGPNEKDITMHINPRFNAHGDENAVVCNSYQDGKWCEEHREGGFPFQLGEEFKITIVFTPTEFQVNLSDGSQIHFPNRMGAEKYSFISFNGDVRVTSFEIK